The Tubulanus polymorphus chromosome 3, tnTubPoly1.2, whole genome shotgun sequence nucleotide sequence GTATAGCAGGCATGTTTCTGTAGTGAATCTGTGAGCAAAACGACTGTTTTCTTTGTCCCAAGAATTTTTATGCATATGTGTGACATTTACGTACGTGTGTATGTATACAGGGCTGTCGTTTTTATTCGAGTGTATGGCCGAACTCATTTTAAAAAATACACTTGACTTGAATGGCATGCATTGTATTGGCAAGCGAATTACGTTAACTCTTCGATGATCGAATTATTTGTTACGTGGTTCAATCTCCATTTAACGATAGAAACGATAAGAATGAGTTGAGTCtcacaatatatacatttcgATCCTCGACATAACAAGAACAATCTAATCTGTGTTATTTAGAAACGTCTATTGTATTCATGTAAAAACAACATATTATACATATTCGGTTAGAATCAATGATtagtatttttatttttgatcaccAGATCGATGTCATGAAAGCTCACACGTCCATATACACAGATTTTCAAGCGAAGTCATGCATACTTAGTTCATTTACTCCAGTTAGCCGCTCGCACCCGACGGTGAATATGACGCGCTGTGACGTTTCATCAAGCACAGTCAATAGAATTTATGCTTCAAAATGTTAAATATCACTCATCAAAGTGATTTACTGACATATTTGGTGTATTCGGAACGTGCCCGGAGACTTCAACATTAATCTCTATCAATCTTAACAAATGTTTAATATATTCCAGTATGGTAATTGATATACatgcaaatataaaatacagcctatatatgtatatataatttagTTGGTCATTTCTTATTCATAGGCGTTAAAAGGAGAGCTTTCAGTCCAGTTAGACTTTTATTCACCCTTtctcaaaatttttcaaatatatgagtttttttaatgatatctTATCCAACAATAACTGAGAGTAAGGTATACGCGTTATTCGTCCTTTTCAGAAGTTGGAGAGCAATTCATCACCAGTTGAAGGAATGTAGTAACTTTGTCTGAGAAATAAAAAGCAAACATATAACACCATATACTAGTAAATGAAGTCAGTTTAGAAGAATACGATTTGGGagagatgaaatatttgaagatATATTTTTATGAACTCACCACAGCCAGGAATCTGCAGTTTGAAGTATACGAACGGAACATAAAAGATTATTCCACCGATAACGAATAAGAACGCATACAAAAGTTCAATCTGTGGATCTTGCACAATCGGGGCGATGACGagatataatgaaataagtagCATGATGACAGCAATAGGAATTGGACACTGAAAATATTACAGAAAACATAGCAACTGATATTGTGCATCTGTTCTCCTAGAAATTCTCAAAAATATGCATATCAGCGTAAGCATTTCAGCGCGTGTATTATCTaacatttaaatataaatgtacTTAGATAAGAACATTGAAAACAAACAGATCTTTCCGAATTTCGCACACGTATATTTCAGTCTATCCATACCTTGTAAGGCCTGTGTACATCTTTCATCGTGTATCTGAGAACCAGAAACGCGATCATTGTCAGACCGTAAAACAACCATGCAGTAAAACTGAAGAAATCGATCAACGTGAAAATATCTCCAGGTATCACCATTATTATTGCAATAATTGTCTGAAAAATAGATGATGAAGCTTAGAATTTGTATCTGATCATGTCTCACTTCGTTTCCAGcattaaaaaaatgttttctaaaaacaaaaacataagttGAAACCCTTTTTACTGGAGAAGCGTTACTTTCATTGGGGAAATTTAACAAACGAAACAATTTCATAATTACTTATGAGGGCCGTGTCTTTTAACGGGCTGATTTAGTTGTAAATAAGTCGAAGATTATTCTCCGGTTTATTGCAAAATATCAAGAATATCCATCGTTCAAaaagttcattgaatttatacaACGAAACCTAGCGCTTGACAATCATAATCTGAAACGATCACTGaatgatatacatgtaaatgtaTATTCACCGTAAATACGAGAGATGGTAACGGTGTGAGTTGTTTTACATGAACCATAGATAATATATCCATAAGATGACCCTTTCGTGCTGCAGCGTATATCAATCTAAAAGTGAGAAAACGATTGTAGTCAAATAATGTGTTGAAAAACTCAAATAATCTactgaaaaatatatgaaataatcaGAACTATAAGAATACATTATAGGTAGAATACGGTTATGAGTAAACTCGAGTGAAATGAAAAAAGGACCGTCTTACCTGGCTCCGCTAAATGTTGATCCATTACATGCTCCAAATGTTGACATTGCTACTGATAGTGGAATTATCCATACAAATGAGCCAAGAACATCTTTTCCCCATGTCTGAATAAAGATGATCAACATTTTCTTATAATTTTGAGAATGATtacaattaattaattatctttAGTATATTTCAAGGCATTAAATCCGAAGGTAACCTAGAGTCCTCCAAACCGTTAGATATCGGATCGGAAACTTACCACAGCAACAGCACTTGATTGTAAAACCTCTTCTTTAGACATGACGGAAAAATAAGATACATTGACGAGCAAATAAACAACCGTCACCAGTGGAATTGCTATCATTATAGCACGAGGGAGATTCctataaagaaaaaaacaagcaACTCATGGAATCTGACTTGATCGACTCATTTTTTGTCGTAGGGCTATCATAATTCAGTATCTACTGGACTGTTAGGCTTCGTGATTTTTATTCAGAAGAGCCCTAGGAAATATGTTCACTTACTTTTGTGGATTCTTCATTTCCTCGGTAACATAGTTCAGGTTATTCCTAAATAAAGAAATGACCCAATAATCATGATTGTTGTCAACGTTGCAATAAGTGATACACCATGTTGTTTGTTTACCTACCATCCGTCATAGGCCCATAGACCACTGTAGAACGCTAAGGCTATGGATGTAGGATTAGTACTTGAATCTTTGAAGCCTTCTGCCAAATACTGGGTATttcctaaaatatttatattctaACCACTCGTCGAAGAACTCGCCCGTAATAGAAGTATCCACATACGACATACAAGGACACTCATGACCTAAACTATAATTTGTACTGAATGCAGAATGATTTTTACTGGAAATGATTTGTGAAATATGTGGAATTTAAAAAGTGTTATCAAAGTGCATGCTTTTAAAACAAAGGATTCTTTGCTCCACGGCATATGGAGCCATTGCACGCCGTAAACTGGGACTGAGTTCATTCAACATTTCGTTTTTAAATCACGGTGAGTCAGATAATTTCTCCTTACAATAATGTACTTAATTTTATTAACACACCTTGTGCCAATTTTACAATTCCACCAACGGCAATGATGATTAATGCAATAAACTTTGCTATCGTGAACACAACTTGCACTCTGGCCGCTAACCTTACACTGTATGCGTTGATAGACGACACTGTCACTAAAATAGAGAAAAAATATTCGTAACAAGCATTTGAGAAATAGATCGTAGAAAAACCCAATAAGGAAATACGTTCCTGTCAAATTTCAAGCGTCATTCAATAGATACTTCTTCCAACGAAACAAACTTACAAATACATGCAATACATATCGACTTCACAATGAACACCGGTGGGCCACAGTCGTCGAAAAATGGCTCAGAAACGTACGTCGCAAACGCCAGTGCTATCACAGCAAACGACGATGGCTTAAGAACGATAACAGAAATCCAGGAGTACAAAAATGCTGGAATGGGGCCGATAAACTTCTGTAGCGGGCCAAACGCGTCGTACAAATATGCGAATTCACATCCTGACCTCGTTATTAAAGTTCCCAGTTCGGCATAAACTAATGAACCTGTATATTATAGAAACAAAACTTCACATTATGAATCCATCGATCGAATCTTAAAAAGAGAGTAAGATGATTTCATGAAGTGTCCTGACCCA carries:
- the LOC141901469 gene encoding b(0,+)-type amino acid transporter 1-like, whose protein sequence is MAVDLPETGGRDNEAYKSDSQNDINGGNGTRLRPFTSESELMKNDELQSKETVALKKEVGLISGVSFIVGTMIGSGIFISPTGVITKAGSVGSSLCIWFGCGIISMLGSLVYAELGTLITRSGCEFAYLYDAFGPLQKFIGPIPAFLYSWISVIVLKPSSFAVIALAFATYVSEPFFDDCGPPVFIVKSICIACILTVSSINAYSVRLAARVQVVFTIAKFIALIIIAVGGIVKLAQGNTQYLAEGFKDSSTNPTSIALAFYSGLWAYDGWNNLNYVTEEMKNPQKNLPRAIMIAIPLVTVVYLLVNVSYFSVMSKEEVLQSSAVAVTWGKDVLGSFVWIIPLSVAMSTFGACNGSTFSGARLIYAAARKGHLMDILSMVHVKQLTPLPSLVFTTIIAIIMVIPGDIFTLIDFFSFTAWLFYGLTMIAFLVLRYTMKDVHRPYKCPIPIAVIMLLISLYLVIAPIVQDPQIELLYAFLFVIGGIIFYVPFVYFKLQIPGCDKVTTFLQLVMNCSPTSEKDE